In Vagococcus hydrophili, one DNA window encodes the following:
- a CDS encoding tRNA dihydrouridine synthase — MTTNFWAELPKPFFVLAPMEDVTDVVFRHVVKEAGAPDVFFTEFTNSDSYCHPEGRDSVRGRLVFTEDEQPMVAHIWGDKPEFFREMSIGLAEMGFKGIDLNMGCPVPNVADRGKGSGLILRPEVAAELIQAAKAGGLPVSVKTRLGFKELSEMEDWITHLLKQDIANLSIHLRTRDEMSKVDAHWDMIPEIMAIRDKVAPNTLITINGDILDRQQGLELAEKYGVDGIMIGRGIFKNPYAFEKIPREHSSEELLGLLHMQIDLQDEYGELVPRSIVGLHRFFKIYVKGFPGASDLRVKLMNTKSTAEVRAILAEFELNK; from the coding sequence ATGACAACTAATTTTTGGGCAGAATTACCGAAGCCTTTTTTTGTTTTAGCACCAATGGAAGATGTAACAGATGTGGTTTTTCGCCATGTGGTAAAAGAAGCAGGCGCACCTGATGTTTTCTTTACGGAGTTCACAAATTCAGATAGTTACTGCCATCCAGAAGGTCGCGACAGCGTTCGTGGACGTTTGGTTTTTACTGAAGATGAACAGCCAATGGTGGCACACATTTGGGGAGATAAACCAGAATTTTTCCGTGAAATGAGTATTGGTTTAGCTGAAATGGGCTTTAAAGGAATCGATTTAAATATGGGCTGTCCAGTTCCCAACGTAGCTGATCGTGGTAAAGGAAGTGGCTTGATTTTAAGACCGGAAGTTGCAGCCGAGTTAATTCAAGCGGCTAAAGCAGGCGGTTTGCCTGTGAGTGTGAAGACACGTTTAGGTTTTAAAGAATTATCAGAAATGGAAGATTGGATTACTCACTTACTAAAACAAGACATTGCTAATTTGTCGATCCATTTGAGAACGCGAGATGAGATGAGTAAAGTGGATGCTCATTGGGATATGATTCCTGAGATTATGGCAATTCGTGATAAAGTCGCGCCTAACACGCTGATTACGATTAATGGAGATATCTTAGACCGTCAGCAAGGCTTAGAATTAGCTGAAAAATATGGCGTGGATGGGATTATGATTGGTCGTGGGATTTTTAAAAATCCTTATGCCTTTGAAAAAATCCCTAGAGAACATAGTTCAGAAGAGTTACTTGGGTTACTTCATATGCAAATTGATTTACAAGATGAATACGGCGAGTTAGTCCCTCGTTCAATCGTAGGATTGCACCGTTTCTTTAAAATTTATGTTAAAGGCTTCCCTGGAGCCAGTGATTTACGAGTGAAATTGATGAACACAAAATCAACAGCGGAAGTTAGAGCTATTTTAGCAGAGTTTGAGTTAAATAAATAA
- a CDS encoding Cna B-type domain-containing protein: MNKKFNKMLVLFVTLLFTMQSFVPLIALANETDGDSTKLTSLDIVSENEEDVVADISAHISNTTDTEQVSQIDLNQGAEMSLINVEGINQEAVSVSSDQKILIKTNAKEEIDTKISFNIKRKSLGQASELIAKTTTQVVSAKLNPQAVLEEDTTSEVTQETKKQVAPRKELSSSDLSSGLEMMIELNGEKFNGVPVVKENDVFTFRLGYQAGTTNLIGKTVPVVFPEGLEITDSVLKVPAGNENIESITRDAENPQKLYIKFKEQTINQNGEFTISGKYKLSQNVKNEERTVSWSVDGEEGEIKVIEGVTEFPGKEYTNQTDKSVNAHDKYSVYQDADGKITLNENKDVDVRYNLVWETKEGIVNGTITDEMDADWKINPDLGTIIAKVTTTTIIDDLNAKTETKEYPISSEDIIIVDNKLTLKNVNLPANTKLELSYQADLTDQGKENLKEYARKGLEKPFSGDYIVKNVASFNGKEEHGDFPIGYWKEDTGTGPEMGDPNKEKEDKIIKKKVDKDFIKHPINDEGYLLNDEGELTTTDLNYQVDVNLNEFKTDGTNALKENTVLEDILPYTIEYDITKTALMHNGVSIGTDVSDQFKEVHSSEMVGKIAEAPVYSYAIKDGRLYMNLGKNKDDSYQLEMTLRVKRVLEAGEPGNYKRPTWSVSNWAVLNDGKNSYQAYTETKIEKKDKNELPVDDQRAFRKNGAESIQVEKGESATIDYAFEINTWDAQIMQFDDFELIDWVNLDYFDEESLSHSVISGELGWNERNLADLLTFSIGEKNDKNEIQLIIRPNEKFKEMAASFPNGKRLKINLSLKTKVFDKKVLLNIKNTATFSVKGHDEIYTSTKETEVNSFGDEMALDKQVASMDEQEFKKNLDFTAKENPEDNIVVYQIKLLPNGNYTGTFGFNVLDELPKDVEFLGFVPERDLFKEVPTKDNRLTEMNLVDQSGEYKATFENNKIEIRNEKGNNIKGQSTSVYFYARINSLENEVVNTLKNTDVEAVVVPNVTSLSVEKIWEDYKNTFKTRPGSIEIALFQNGEEFKTVSVDSQEGDIWHYTFANLPKKDADGNNYQYEVKEVNVDENYTSKVEDTTITNTYINQETTEVPVTKVWNDYSNQFNTRPETITVELLKNGEVVATEKVTGDSDKWSYTFKNLPKYDNKGKEYSYSVKEIKVPENYISKVEGTTITNTYVNKETTELPVTKIWNDYSNQFNTRPETITVELLKNGEVVATEKVTGDSDKWSYTFKNLPKYDNKGKEYSYSVKEIKVPENYTSKVEGTTITNTYVNKETTELPVTKVWNDYSNQFNTRPETITVELLKNGEVVATEKVTGETDKWSYTFKDLPKYDNKGKEYSYSVKEIKVPENYTSKVEGTTITNTYVNQATTELPVTKIWNDYSNQFNTRPEKITVELLKNDEVVATEKVTGDSNTWSYIFKDLPKYDNKGKEFSYSVKEIKVPSNYTSKVEGTTITNTYVNKETTELPVTKVWEDYSNQFNTRPENITVELLKNGEVVATEKVTGKTNTWNYTFKDLPKYDNKGKEFSYSVKEIKVPSNYTSKVEGTTITNTYVNQATTELPVTKVWNDYSNQFKTRPKNITVELLKNGEVVATEKVTGDSDKWSYTFKDLPKYDNKGKEFSYSVKEIKVPSNYTSKVEGTTITNTYVNKETTELPVTKVWEDYSNQFKIRPKNITVELLKNGKSEMIQEIKGDSDKWEYTFKNLPKYDNKGKEFSYSVKEIQVPSNYTSKVEGTTITNTYVNQATTELPVTKVWNDYSNQFKTRPKNITVELLKNGEVVATEKVTGDSDKWSYTFKDLPKYDNKGKEFSYSVKEIKVPSNYTSKVEGTTITNTYVNQATTELPVTKVWEDYSNQFKIRPKNITVELLKNGKSEMIQEIKGDSDKWEYTFKNLPKYDNKGKEFSYSVKEIQVPSNYTSKVEGTTITNTYVNQATTELPVTKVWEDYSNQFKIRPKNITVELLKNGKSEMIQEIKGDSDKWEYTFKNLPKYDNKGKEFSYSVKEIQVPSNYTSKVEGTTITNTYVNQVTTELPVTKIWNDYSNQFNTRPKNITVELLKNSEVVATEKVTGETDKWSYTFKDLPKYDNKGKEYSYSVKEIKVPSNYASKVEGTTITNTYVNQATTELPVTKIWNDYSNQFNTRPENITVELLKNGEVVATEKVTGDSDKWSYTFKDLPKYDNKGKEFSYSVKEIKVPENYTSKVEGTTITNTYVNKETTKLPVTKIWNDYSNKFNTRPETITIELLKNGESEKVEEIKGDSDKWEYTFKNLPKYDNKGKEFSYSVKEIKVPENYTSKVEGTTITNTYVNKETTKLPVTKIWNDYSNKFNTRPETITIELLKNGESEKVEEIKGDSDKWEYTFKNLPKYDNKGKEFSYSVKEIKVPENYISKVEGTTITNTYINKETTEIPIAKIWEDSSNEFKTRPENITVELLKNGEVVATEKVTGETDKWNYIFKDLPKYDEKGESFSYSVKEIDVPEGYESQVEGFTITNKLIKKEIVPEKPSKPTEPSTEEKAPEKPKVPSSKNEVPTKSTQSPSKVKVTSNQTTGKKLPQTNDQSNYVVMIIGLMLLGVLFIVRYYKKVQDK, translated from the coding sequence TTGAATAAGAAGTTTAATAAAATGTTAGTTTTATTTGTGACATTGTTATTTACCATGCAATCCTTTGTACCATTAATTGCATTGGCAAATGAAACAGATGGAGATTCAACTAAGTTAACAAGCTTAGACATTGTGTCTGAAAATGAAGAGGATGTTGTAGCAGATATATCAGCACACATTAGTAACACCACAGACACTGAACAAGTTTCACAGATTGATTTAAATCAAGGGGCAGAAATGTCACTTATAAATGTGGAAGGTATTAATCAAGAAGCAGTTTCGGTCAGTAGTGATCAAAAAATATTGATTAAAACAAATGCTAAAGAAGAAATAGATACGAAGATATCTTTCAATATTAAAAGAAAAAGTTTAGGACAAGCGAGTGAATTGATTGCTAAAACTACTACCCAAGTGGTGTCTGCTAAACTTAACCCGCAAGCTGTATTAGAGGAAGATACAACATCCGAAGTAACACAGGAAACAAAAAAACAAGTAGCACCAAGAAAAGAATTATCGAGCTCAGATCTATCATCAGGATTAGAAATGATGATTGAACTTAATGGGGAAAAATTCAATGGTGTTCCAGTTGTTAAAGAAAATGACGTCTTTACTTTTAGATTAGGTTACCAAGCAGGAACAACGAATCTAATCGGAAAAACAGTTCCAGTTGTCTTTCCAGAAGGTTTAGAAATTACTGACAGTGTTTTAAAAGTTCCAGCTGGAAATGAAAACATTGAAAGTATCACACGAGACGCTGAAAACCCTCAAAAATTATATATTAAATTTAAAGAACAAACGATTAACCAAAATGGTGAATTTACAATTTCTGGTAAATATAAATTAAGTCAAAATGTTAAGAATGAAGAGCGTACCGTTTCTTGGTCGGTTGATGGAGAAGAAGGGGAAATTAAAGTCATTGAAGGCGTGACTGAATTTCCAGGAAAAGAATACACTAATCAAACAGATAAAAGTGTGAATGCTCATGATAAATATAGTGTGTATCAAGATGCAGACGGCAAGATTACTTTAAACGAAAACAAAGATGTAGATGTTCGTTATAACTTGGTATGGGAAACAAAAGAAGGAATTGTCAATGGTACCATTACAGATGAGATGGATGCTGATTGGAAAATCAATCCAGATCTTGGAACCATCATTGCGAAAGTAACGACAACGACGATTATAGATGATTTGAATGCCAAAACGGAAACTAAGGAATATCCAATTTCTAGTGAAGATATAATAATTGTTGATAATAAATTAACCCTGAAAAATGTTAATTTACCGGCTAATACAAAATTGGAACTAAGTTATCAAGCGGATTTAACGGATCAAGGAAAAGAAAATCTGAAAGAATATGCTAGAAAAGGATTAGAAAAACCTTTTTCTGGGGATTATATCGTAAAAAATGTAGCGAGTTTTAATGGAAAAGAAGAACACGGTGATTTTCCAATCGGTTATTGGAAAGAAGATACAGGAACAGGTCCTGAGATGGGGGACCCAAACAAAGAGAAGGAAGATAAAATCATCAAAAAGAAAGTCGACAAAGACTTTATTAAACACCCAATCAATGATGAAGGTTATCTTTTAAATGACGAAGGTGAATTAACAACAACTGATTTAAATTATCAAGTTGATGTTAATTTGAATGAGTTTAAGACAGACGGCACGAATGCCTTGAAGGAGAATACTGTTTTAGAAGATATCTTACCTTATACCATTGAGTATGATATTACTAAAACAGCCTTAATGCATAACGGTGTTTCTATTGGTACAGATGTAAGTGATCAATTTAAAGAGGTTCACAGCTCAGAAATGGTTGGAAAAATAGCTGAAGCACCAGTCTATTCATATGCTATTAAAGATGGTCGTTTATATATGAATCTAGGTAAAAATAAAGACGATAGTTATCAATTAGAAATGACGTTAAGAGTGAAACGTGTTTTAGAGGCAGGAGAACCTGGGAATTACAAGCGCCCTACATGGAGTGTTTCCAATTGGGCAGTCCTTAATGATGGTAAAAATAGTTATCAAGCTTATACTGAAACGAAAATAGAGAAAAAAGATAAAAATGAGTTACCTGTTGATGATCAGCGTGCTTTTAGAAAAAATGGCGCGGAGAGCATTCAAGTTGAAAAAGGAGAATCAGCTACGATTGATTATGCTTTTGAAATCAATACATGGGATGCTCAAATCATGCAGTTTGATGATTTTGAATTAATTGATTGGGTTAATTTGGACTATTTCGATGAAGAGTCACTATCTCATTCAGTTATTTCAGGAGAACTGGGTTGGAATGAACGAAATTTAGCGGATTTATTAACTTTTTCTATTGGTGAAAAAAATGATAAGAACGAAATCCAATTAATTATTCGACCGAATGAAAAATTCAAAGAGATGGCTGCGTCATTTCCGAATGGCAAACGTTTGAAAATTAATTTGAGTTTGAAAACCAAAGTTTTTGATAAAAAAGTGTTGTTAAATATTAAAAACACAGCGACTTTCTCAGTGAAAGGTCACGATGAAATTTATACAAGTACCAAAGAAACAGAAGTGAATTCTTTTGGGGATGAGATGGCGTTAGATAAGCAAGTGGCTTCTATGGATGAGCAAGAATTCAAGAAAAATCTTGATTTTACGGCGAAAGAAAATCCTGAAGATAATATCGTAGTTTATCAAATTAAGCTATTACCGAATGGAAATTATACAGGAACTTTTGGTTTTAATGTCTTAGATGAATTACCGAAAGATGTTGAATTTTTAGGCTTTGTACCTGAGAGAGATTTATTTAAAGAAGTGCCAACTAAAGATAATCGTTTGACGGAAATGAACTTAGTCGATCAATCAGGTGAATACAAAGCAACATTTGAAAATAATAAAATTGAAATTCGCAATGAAAAAGGGAATAACATCAAAGGTCAATCAACCAGTGTTTATTTCTATGCTCGGATTAATTCTTTGGAGAATGAAGTCGTTAATACACTGAAAAATACAGATGTTGAAGCAGTGGTAGTACCTAATGTTACCAGTCTGTCAGTTGAAAAAATCTGGGAAGACTATAAAAATACCTTTAAAACTCGCCCAGGATCAATCGAAATAGCATTGTTCCAAAATGGTGAAGAGTTCAAAACAGTTTCTGTTGACAGTCAAGAGGGAGATATTTGGCACTATACATTTGCTAATCTACCGAAAAAAGACGCTGATGGAAATAACTATCAATATGAAGTAAAAGAAGTGAACGTGGATGAAAACTACACAAGTAAAGTAGAAGATACGACTATTACGAATACATATATTAATCAAGAAACAACGGAAGTACCAGTGACAAAAGTTTGGAATGACTACAGCAATCAATTCAATACAAGACCAGAAACAATCACAGTTGAATTACTTAAAAACGGAGAAGTAGTCGCAACAGAAAAAGTAACAGGTGACTCAGACAAGTGGAGCTACACCTTCAAAAATTTACCTAAGTATGACAACAAAGGTAAAGAATATAGCTACAGTGTAAAAGAAATCAAAGTACCAGAAAACTATATAAGTAAAGTAGAAGGTACAACGATTACGAACACGTACGTAAATAAAGAAACAACGGAATTACCAGTAACAAAAATCTGGAATGACTACAGCAACCAATTCAATACAAGACCAGAAACAATCACAGTTGAGTTATTAAAAAATGGTGAAGTAGTCGCAACAGAAAAAGTAACAGGTGACTCAGACAAGTGGAGCTACACCTTCAAAAATTTACCTAAGTATGACAACAAAGGTAAAGAATATAGCTACAGCGTAAAAGAAATCAAAGTACCAGAAAACTACACAAGTAAAGTAGAAGGCACAACGATTACAAATACTTACGTCAATAAAGAAACAACAGAATTACCAGTGACAAAAGTTTGGAATGACTACAGCAACCAATTCAATACAAGACCAGAAACAATCACAGTTGAGTTATTAAAAAATGGTGAAGTAGTCGCAACAGAAAAAGTAACAGGTGAAACAGACAAATGGAGTTATACATTCAAAGACTTACCGAAGTATGACAACAAAGGTAAAGAATACAGCTATAGCGTGAAAGAAATCAAAGTACCAGAAAACTATACAAGTAAAGTAGAAGGAACAACGATTACGAACACGTACGTAAATCAAGCAACAACGGAATTACCAGTAACAAAAATTTGGAATGACTACAGCAACCAATTCAATACAAGACCAGAAAAAATTACGGTTGAGTTATTGAAAAATGATGAAGTAGTCGCAACCGAAAAAGTAACGGGTGATTCAAATACATGGAGTTATATATTCAAAGACTTACCGAAGTATGACAACAAAGGTAAAGAGTTTAGCTACAGCGTGAAAGAAATCAAAGTACCATCTAACTACACAAGCAAAGTAGAAGGCACAACGATTACAAACACATACGTAAATAAAGAAACAACCGAATTACCAGTAACGAAAGTTTGGGAAGATTACAGCAACCAATTTAATACAAGGCCAGAAAACATCACGGTTGAGTTGTTAAAAAATGGAGAAGTAGTCGCGACAGAAAAAGTAACAGGTAAAACAAATACTTGGAACTACACGTTCAAAGACTTACCGAAGTATGACAACAAAGGTAAAGAGTTTAGCTACAGCGTGAAAGAAATCAAAGTACCATCTAACTACACAAGTAAAGTAGAAGGAACAACGATTACGAACACGTACGTAAATCAAGCAACAACGGAATTACCAGTAACGAAAGTTTGGAACGATTACAGTAATCAATTCAAAACTCGACCAAAAAACATCACAGTTGAGTTATTGAAAAATGGCGAAGTAGTCGCAACAGAAAAAGTAACAGGTGACTCAGACAAGTGGAGCTACACGTTCAAAGACTTACCTAAGTACGACAACAAAGGCAAAGAATTTAGCTATAGCGTCAAAGAAATCAAAGTACCATCTAACTACACAAGTAAAGTAGAAGGTACAACGATTACGAACACGTACGTAAATAAAGAAACAACCGAATTACCAGTAACTAAGGTTTGGGAAGATTACAGTAATCAATTCAAAATTCGACCAAAAAACATCACAGTTGAATTACTTAAAAACGGTAAATCGGAGATGATTCAAGAAATTAAAGGTGACTCAGACAAATGGGAATATACTTTCAAAAATCTACCGAAGTACGACAACAAAGGTAAAGAATTTAGCTACAGCGTGAAAGAAATCCAAGTACCATCTAACTACACAAGTAAAGTAGAAGGAACAACGATTACGAACACGTACGTAAATCAAGCAACAACGGAATTACCAGTAACGAAAGTTTGGAACGATTACAGTAATCAATTCAAAACTCGACCAAAAAACATCACAGTTGAGTTATTGAAAAATGGCGAAGTAGTCGCAACAGAAAAAGTAACAGGTGACTCAGACAAGTGGAGCTACACGTTCAAAGACTTACCTAAGTACGACAACAAAGGCAAAGAATTTAGCTATAGCGTCAAAGAAATCAAAGTACCATCTAACTACACAAGTAAAGTAGAAGGTACAACGATTACGAACACGTACGTAAATCAAGCAACAACCGAATTACCAGTAACTAAGGTTTGGGAAGATTACAGTAATCAATTCAAAATTCGACCAAAAAACATCACAGTTGAATTACTTAAAAACGGTAAATCGGAGATGATTCAAGAAATTAAAGGTGACTCAGACAAATGGGAATATACTTTCAAAAATCTACCGAAGTACGACAACAAAGGTAAAGAATTTAGCTACAGCGTGAAAGAAATCCAAGTACCATCTAACTACACAAGTAAAGTAGAAGGCACAACGATTACGAACACGTACGTAAATCAAGCAACAACCGAATTACCAGTAACTAAGGTTTGGGAAGATTACAGTAATCAATTCAAAATTCGACCAAAAAACATCACAGTTGAATTACTTAAAAACGGTAAATCGGAGATGATTCAAGAAATTAAAGGTGACTCAGACAAATGGGAATATACTTTCAAAAATCTACCGAAGTACGACAACAAAGGTAAAGAATTTAGCTACAGCGTGAAAGAAATCCAAGTACCATCTAACTACACAAGTAAAGTAGAAGGCACAACGATTACGAACACGTACGTAAATCAAGTAACAACGGAATTACCAGTAACAAAAATTTGGAATGACTACAGCAACCAATTTAATACAAGACCAAAAAACATCACAGTTGAGTTATTGAAAAATAGCGAAGTAGTCGCAACAGAAAAAGTAACAGGTGAAACAGACAAATGGAGTTATACATTCAAAGACTTACCGAAGTATGACAACAAAGGTAAAGAATACAGCTATAGCGTCAAAGAAATCAAAGTACCATCTAACTACGCAAGTAAAGTAGAAGGCACAACGATTACGAACACGTACGTAAATCAAGCAACAACGGAATTACCAGTAACAAAAATTTGGAATGACTACAGCAACCAATTTAATACAAGACCAGAAAACATCACGGTTGAGTTATTGAAAAATGGCGAAGTAGTCGCAACAGAAAAAGTAACAGGTGACTCAGACAAGTGGAGCTACACGTTCAAAGACTTACCGAAGTACGACAACAAAGGTAAAGAATTTAGCTACAGCGTGAAAGAAATCAAAGTACCAGAAAACTACACAAGTAAAGTAGAAGGTACAACGATTACAAACACATACGTAAATAAAGAAACAACGAAATTACCAGTGACGAAAATCTGGAACGACTACAGCAACAAGTTCAATACAAGACCAGAAACAATCACTATTGAACTATTGAAAAATGGTGAGTCAGAAAAAGTAGAAGAAATTAAAGGTGACTCAGATAAATGGGAATATACTTTCAAAAATCTACCGAAGTACGACAACAAAGGTAAAGAATTTAGCTACAGCGTGAAAGAAATCAAAGTACCAGAAAACTACACAAGTAAAGTAGAAGGTACAACGATTACAAACACATACGTAAATAAAGAAACAACGAAATTACCAGTGACGAAAATCTGGAACGACTACAGCAACAAGTTCAATACAAGACCAGAAACAATCACTATTGAACTATTGAAAAATGGTGAGTCAGAAAAAGTAGAAGAAATTAAAGGTGACTCAGATAAATGGGAATATACTTTCAAAAATCTGCCTAAGTATGACAACAAAGGTAAAGAATTTAGCTACAGCGTAAAAGAAATCAAAGTACCAGAGAACTACATAAGTAAAGTGGAAGGCACAACGATTACAAATACGTACATCAACAAAGAAACAACAGAAATCCCAATCGCAAAAATTTGGGAAGATAGCAGTAATGAATTTAAAACTCGTCCAGAAAACATCACAGTTGAGTTACTTAAAAATGGTGAAGTAGTCGCAACAGAAAAAGTAACAGGTGAAACAGATAAATGGAATTACATATTTAAAGATTTACCTAAGTATGATGAAAAAGGCGAATCATTTAGCTATAGCGTGAAAGAAATCGATGTACCAGAAGGATATGAAAGTCAGGTTGAAGGTTTTACGATTACGAATAAATTAATTAAAAAAGAAATCGTTCCAGAAAAACCAAGTAAACCGACAGAACCGTCAACAGAAGAAAAAGCACCAGAAAAACCAAAAGTACCATCATCTAAAAACGAGGTACCAACTAAATCGACGCAATCACCGTCTAAAGTTAAAGTAACTAGTAATCAAACAACAGGTAAAAAATTACCACAAACAAATGATCAAAGTAACTATGTAGTGATGATTATTGGTTTGATGTTACTAGGAGTACTGTTTATAGTACGATACTACAAAAAAGTACAAGATAAATAG
- a CDS encoding EntF family bacteriocin induction factor — protein sequence MLKKKVTEKDLKKINGGTSLYKLGEYKGNAVQCVLSLFKKC from the coding sequence ATGCTAAAGAAGAAAGTAACTGAGAAAGACTTAAAGAAGATTAATGGAGGCACTTCACTTTATAAACTAGGTGAGTATAAAGGTAATGCTGTTCAATGTGTTCTTTCTTTATTTAAAAAATGTTAA
- a CDS encoding sensor histidine kinase, which translates to MVDIKAFILSLFFSNILLYGIFYFFIERKIKLPLISVMLIITFFGQLVMGNWFDVLIAGTIYLYERYVIKSKKNFLVNTYLFCLLIMLFASLITSNIMSPWVSFQGTKGFDYIFIEMSIMSIIFLFLVVAYQKLKVTSWLKNNNSTLLTMLLLYVYCIALLVVVILKTIEKYSLYINIMLVFVILQTMVITILFVRDRKKKAEEFENLLYKNQLDSLKNYTEQLEKDYQSTRKFKHDYKNMLLSLRINVENQNYGELTSFLNELDDYSEKYFINSAMEVFKDLTYIKDGYLKSIFINKLQLMLNKGINCQFECRDLIDKPMIDLVDLIRILSIFLDNGIEASLETEEKRMAIGLSKTDTGLTIIIANSYCNNQESVSKLMEQGYTSKANHSGLGLTNVQEIKNKYPNLFIQYEKEEQLFTVKIIIDEGVAR; encoded by the coding sequence ATGGTAGATATTAAAGCGTTTATTTTGTCGTTATTTTTTTCGAATATTTTATTGTATGGAATCTTTTATTTCTTTATTGAGAGAAAAATAAAACTTCCTTTGATTAGTGTGATGCTTATTATTACTTTTTTTGGACAATTAGTTATGGGAAATTGGTTTGATGTATTGATAGCGGGAACAATCTACCTCTATGAAAGATATGTCATTAAGAGCAAAAAAAATTTTTTAGTGAATACTTATTTATTTTGTTTGCTAATAATGCTTTTTGCGTCTCTGATTACATCTAATATCATGTCACCCTGGGTATCTTTTCAAGGAACAAAAGGGTTTGATTATATTTTTATTGAAATGAGTATCATGAGTATCATTTTTCTTTTCTTAGTAGTTGCTTACCAAAAATTAAAAGTTACTTCATGGTTGAAAAATAACAATTCCACACTACTAACCATGTTACTGCTATACGTTTATTGTATTGCTCTTTTAGTAGTTGTTATATTAAAAACAATTGAAAAATACAGCTTATATATTAATATCATGTTAGTATTCGTCATACTACAGACGATGGTGATAACAATTTTATTTGTTCGAGATCGAAAGAAAAAAGCAGAAGAGTTTGAAAATTTACTTTATAAAAACCAACTAGACAGTCTAAAAAATTACACAGAACAATTAGAAAAAGATTACCAATCCACGCGGAAATTTAAGCATGATTATAAGAATATGCTGCTGAGTTTGAGAATTAATGTGGAGAATCAGAATTACGGTGAATTGACTTCTTTCTTAAACGAATTAGACGACTACTCTGAAAAATATTTTATTAATTCAGCCATGGAAGTTTTCAAAGATTTGACGTACATAAAAGACGGCTATTTAAAAAGTATTTTTATTAATAAATTGCAATTGATGCTGAACAAGGGGATAAATTGTCAGTTTGAATGCCGTGATCTGATTGATAAGCCTATGATCGATTTAGTGGATTTAATTAGAATACTGAGTATTTTTTTAGACAACGGTATCGAAGCTTCTTTAGAAACAGAGGAAAAAAGAATGGCCATTGGTTTATCAAAAACGGATACAGGTCTGACGATAATTATTGCGAACAGCTATTGTAATAATCAAGAGAGTGTCTCAAAATTAATGGAACAAGGTTACACTTCGAAGGCGAATCATTCAGGCTTAGGATTAACCAATGTTCAAGAGATTAAGAATAAATACCCGAATTTATTTATTCAGTACGAAAAAGAAGAACAGTTATTTACAGTAAAAATAATCATTGATGAAGGAGTGGCTAGATAA
- a CDS encoding LytR/AlgR family response regulator transcription factor, which translates to MSYPIIICEDNLTQLQQMRTIIDNYILFHDELFEVKIATQSPDELIKYIKKFDINKGIYFLDIDLSHQLNGIDIAKIIRGIDVEAKIIFVTTHNEMAPITFKEKVEALDFIMKDQPIEELRAAIYSALEESQKRIDLMNDVRKNNFSFSIGSQTYNLELSEVVLIETSTIPHRLDLYSKKGKYEFYGNLIDLELMYPSLLRLNRSCLVNPQNIKQVDYSKRSVCLQDDILRTFSLGKSKKIKEAMKTI; encoded by the coding sequence ATGAGTTATCCAATAATAATATGTGAAGACAACCTCACGCAATTGCAGCAAATGAGGACAATCATTGATAACTATATTTTGTTTCATGATGAATTGTTTGAAGTGAAAATAGCCACTCAAAGCCCGGACGAATTAATTAAATACATAAAAAAATTTGACATCAATAAAGGCATTTATTTCTTAGATATCGATTTAAGTCATCAACTGAATGGTATTGATATTGCTAAAATCATTCGCGGAATAGATGTCGAGGCGAAAATTATTTTTGTGACAACTCATAATGAGATGGCACCGATAACCTTTAAAGAAAAAGTAGAAGCTTTGGATTTTATTATGAAAGACCAACCCATTGAGGAGTTAAGGGCAGCTATTTACAGTGCCTTAGAAGAGTCTCAAAAGCGAATCGATTTGATGAATGATGTTAGAAAAAACAATTTCAGTTTTTCAATCGGCTCTCAAACCTATAATTTAGAATTATCAGAAGTTGTGTTAATCGAAACATCAACCATTCCCCATCGGCTTGATCTGTATAGTAAAAAAGGAAAATATGAATTTTATGGCAATCTGATTGACCTAGAATTAATGTATCCTAGTTTACTCAGATTGAATCGTTCTTGTCTGGTGAATCCCCAAAACATAAAACAAGTCGATTACTCAAAAAGAAGTGTGTGCTTGCAAGATGATATCTTGCGCACCTTTTCTCTCGGCAAAAGCAAAAAAATCAAAGAAGCGATGAAGACTATTTGA